Below is a genomic region from Methanomicrobia archaeon.
GTGTTACCATCACGCCGCGGTTTACCACTTCGGCAACATCAGCGACCTCGACAACTTTGGCATCCAGGTGCAATTCCTGAATGACGCGCGTTATCACCTTTTTGGTCGCTCTGCATTTCGCACAGCCCGCACCCAGTACTTCGATCTTCATTCCCGCTCGTTTCACCACGCCGCGGTTTCTCTTCCGATGCCGCTCGCGTCCCTAAGCCAGACCCGCCCGTACCTTCTCGATCGCGGCCTTCACCTCGTCTATGGTCGGCACGGCACCCAGTTTCATCACTTTACCGTCTATCACCAGTGCGGGTGGGAGTGCAATGCCAAGCGCCATACCATCCTGTGACATAATGTCCTTCTTCACCACGTCCGCATCCACGCCAAGCTCCTCGACCGCCTTCTTTGCATTCTTCAGACTGGCCTTGCACCGCGCGCAGGAGGGCTCAGGCCCGAATATCTCGATTCTCATTTTGCTACCTCCTTTCTTCTCGCTCTCGCTATCAATCATTCTGCACCTATAACCCGAACCCGGCCACCATGTAGATCAGGCCCGCCACTGTCGCAGCGAGCACGGCAAGCAGCGCGTAGCTGAGCACCGTTCGCCAGCCGATCAATCGCGAAACGCCGAGCATCGAGGGTATTGAGGCCATCGGGCCACCGATCAGGAATGCGAGCGCCGCCGGTGCGGACATGCCCAGAGCCAGTAAGCTCTTGATCAGAAAGACCTCAACGAGCGTTGGCGTATAGAACGGCACGCCGATCACCGCACCGAGCATGACACCCTTAACGCCGGTGAGATAGCTCGAGACGAGCTCGTAGGGCAGAAAGGCCTCGATGTAGCTCACTACCGCAACGCCGATCAGGAG
It encodes:
- a CDS encoding thioredoxin family protein; this translates as MRIEIFGPEPSCARCKASLKNAKKAVEELGVDADVVKKDIMSQDGMALGIALPPALVIDGKVMKLGAVPTIDEVKAAIEKVRAGLA